The Kitasatospora sp. NBC_00240 genome contains the following window.
GCGGGCGTGTTGTGCCGGGCCGGACGGCCGCCGCGCGGGGCCCACCCCGGCCCGCCCGGCACCGGTCCCGACCCGGCACACGGCGAGTATGCGGGCCGCGGCGGGCCCGGCGACTACCTCCGGATTGCCCCCCTCCGGTGCGGGCCGGACGGCGCCGGTACACGCGGCGGAGGCAGAAAAGGAGAGCACGATGGAAGAGGTGGCCGGACGTCAGAGCCACTGATGATGGCTCATGGTCACGGTGTGACAAGGCGGTTCACCCGCGGCCGTCCCGGGACAGATCCCCGGGGCACCGAATCGGAGCACGGCTCGGCAGACATGTCCCGGCCGCCAGGAAAGAGGAATGGGAACAGTGACCACGAACACGCCCGAGGAGGGCACGCCGGCAACGGGCGCGGCCGTCCCCACCGACGCCGAGCTCGCGCAGTCGCTGGCCGGGAACTTCCGCAGCGACCACATCACCGTGGAGGGCCTGCGCCTGCACTACGTCGCCGGCGGGGAGGGCAGGCCGCTGGTGCTGCTGCCCGGCTGGCCGCAGACCTGGTGGGAGTTCCGCAAGGTGATGCCCGCGCTCGCCGAGGCCGGCCGCCGGGTGATCGTGCTGGACCTGCCCGGCATGGGCGGCTCGGACAAGCCCGCCGGCGGATACGACAAGAAGACGATGGCCGGCGTCGTCCACGGGTTCATCCGCGCCCTGGGCTACGACCAGGTCGACATCGCCGGCCACGACGTGGGCTCGCAGGTCGCCTTCAGCTTCGCGGCCAACCACCCGCAGGCCGTCCGCAAGGTCGCGCTGCTGGACGTGCTGCACCCCGACGCCTCGCTCTACCAGATCCCGATGCTCCCGGCGCCGGGCATGCCCTTCCACCCGTGGTGGTTCGCCTTCAACTCGGTCGCCGGCCTGCCCGAGCAACTGCTCGCCGGACGCGCCCGCCACCTGGTGGACTGGGTCTTCGACGGGTTCCTGCTGGACCGCGGCGCCGTCGACGAGCAGGCCCGCGCCGTCTACACCCGCGCCTACGACACCGCGGACGGGATCCGCGGCGGCAACGGCTGGTACCAGACGTTCGGCCAGGACATCGTGGACCTCGGCACCTACGGCAAGATCGCCGCCCCGGTGCTCGGCCTGGTCTCCAACCTCGCCGACGGCCTCTTCGCCGCCCAGATGCAGGCCACCCTGCCCACCCAGGCCGGCGACGTGCGGGTCGTCGTGGTCCCCGACGCGGGCCACTACTTCGTCGAAGAGGCCCCGCAGGCCGTGATCGACGAGTTCAACACGTTCTTCGCCTGACCCGCCCGTCCCCGCCCCGGCCCCTCGCACCGGACCGACCCGCCCACCGCCACCGGCGGCAACGGCGGTGACGGCAACGGCCACCGGCAGCCGGCAACGGCACGACCGCGGCGGCGCGGTGCGGGACACCCCGGACCGGACGCCCCGCACCGGAGCGCGCACCGCGCCCGCCCGCGCCCGCCCGAACACCCCGTACCGACCCCGTACCGACCCCGGCCACGAGCGGCCGCCGACGCGGCATGCCCGCGTCCGCTCCCGGCCGGGCGGCCGCACCGGGCGGCGGGCGGGCGCCCCCGGTGCCCGGGCGGCGCGGCCCGGGTGCCGGCGCGGTGGCGGGGGGCGTGATCAGCGGATTCCGACAGATCCAGTTGTTCCGGCTAAATCCAGTAGATCCAGCCAAGGAGAAGGCATGTCCACTTTCGCCGTCCCGTCCCGGGACGACCTGCTGCGGCGGGTGTCGGAGACAGCGCCCGTGCTGCGCTCCCACGCCGCGTGGTCGGCGGAGAACCGCCGGCTGCACGAGGAGACGGTCGAGGCCCTGAGCGGGGCCGGCCTGTTCCGGATGCGGATCCCGCTGCGCTACGGCGGGTACGAGGCCGACGCGCGGACCATGGTCGACGTGGTCACCGAGGTCGCCCGCGCCGACGGGTCCGCCGGCTGGGTGCTGGCCAGCTCCCTGATCGCCGGCTGGGGCCTGGGCCTGTTCCCCGACGAGGTCCAGGACGAGGTGTTCGCCGACCCCGACGTGCGGGTCTGCGCCACCATCGGACCGGGCACCGCGACGGCCGTCCCCGTCCCCGGCGGCATCCTGGTCAACGGCTCCTGGCCGTTCATCAGCGGCGCCCTGAGCAGCCAGTGGCAGCAGAGCGCGGCGATCTTCCTCGACCCGGCCGGGCAGCCCTACCCCGTGATGGCGCCCGTCCCGATGGCGGAGCTGGAGATCGTCGACGACTGGCACACCAGCGGCCTGCGCGGCACCGGCAGCGTCACCACCACCGCCAAGGACGTGTTCATCCCCCAGGAGCGCGTCCTGCCCGCGCCCGCCGTCCT
Protein-coding sequences here:
- a CDS encoding alpha/beta fold hydrolase, with amino-acid sequence MTTNTPEEGTPATGAAVPTDAELAQSLAGNFRSDHITVEGLRLHYVAGGEGRPLVLLPGWPQTWWEFRKVMPALAEAGRRVIVLDLPGMGGSDKPAGGYDKKTMAGVVHGFIRALGYDQVDIAGHDVGSQVAFSFAANHPQAVRKVALLDVLHPDASLYQIPMLPAPGMPFHPWWFAFNSVAGLPEQLLAGRARHLVDWVFDGFLLDRGAVDEQARAVYTRAYDTADGIRGGNGWYQTFGQDIVDLGTYGKIAAPVLGLVSNLADGLFAAQMQATLPTQAGDVRVVVVPDAGHYFVEEAPQAVIDEFNTFFA
- a CDS encoding acyl-CoA dehydrogenase family protein, encoding MSTFAVPSRDDLLRRVSETAPVLRSHAAWSAENRRLHEETVEALSGAGLFRMRIPLRYGGYEADARTMVDVVTEVARADGSAGWVLASSLIAGWGLGLFPDEVQDEVFADPDVRVCATIGPGTATAVPVPGGILVNGSWPFISGALSSQWQQSAAIFLDPAGQPYPVMAPVPMAELEIVDDWHTSGLRGTGSVTTTAKDVFIPQERVLPAPAVLGGQSVSKLNADTPMYRAPFIVVGAATTVGVAVGLAHAVQDAFFERLPGRKIAYTEYPSQSEAPVTHLRVAEAAMKIDEAQFHAQRLAALVDAKCASGDSWEMTERARSRADEGAAARLTLEAAQILAGSSGGSSAYTKVPLQRMVGDLQTFNLHAMMNPDVNAETYGRVLCGLEPNTYYI